The following coding sequences lie in one Jonesia denitrificans DSM 20603 genomic window:
- a CDS encoding GyrI-like domain-containing protein → MSFRVGNAFSDPRVTMRQPQPVVLIRGTLNPAHVSAFYATAFPELASWLNLNRIPVSGPPVTLSHIASSTMMEVAAAYPVTVKVPTTQRITMGTLPGGPVASLIVQGSHEYLADGYDHLRAWLGENGYGPGPVSWASYIRLPDEHGDQRACVTELSWPIA, encoded by the coding sequence ATGAGTTTTCGAGTGGGCAACGCGTTCTCGGACCCGCGTGTGACGATGCGCCAACCGCAACCGGTTGTTCTCATCCGTGGCACGTTGAATCCAGCCCATGTGTCAGCGTTTTATGCCACGGCTTTTCCGGAGCTAGCGTCGTGGTTGAATCTCAATAGGATCCCGGTTAGTGGCCCTCCAGTGACGTTGTCCCACATCGCATCGTCCACCATGATGGAGGTTGCTGCGGCTTACCCGGTCACGGTGAAGGTTCCCACAACACAACGCATCACCATGGGGACGCTGCCCGGTGGGCCAGTTGCCTCACTCATTGTGCAGGGGAGCCACGAATACTTAGCTGATGGCTATGACCATTTGCGTGCGTGGTTAGGTGAAAACGGCTATGGTCCGGGTCCTGTGTCCTGGGCCAGTTACATTCGGCTGCCAGATGAACACGGCGATCAGCGTGCGTGTGTCACAGAACTCTCCTGGCCGATCGCCTAA
- the groL gene encoding chaperonin GroEL (60 kDa chaperone family; promotes refolding of misfolded polypeptides especially under stressful conditions; forms two stacked rings of heptamers to form a barrel-shaped 14mer; ends can be capped by GroES; misfolded proteins enter the barrel where they are refolded when GroES binds) — translation MAKLIAFNEEARRGMERGLNILADTVKVTLGPKGRNVVLDKKWGAPTITNDGVSIAKEIELEEPYEKIGAELVKEVAKKTDDVAGDGTTTATVLAQALVREGLRNVAAGSNPIALKRGIEKAVNAVTEELLTAAKDIETKEEIAATAAISAGDPAIGELIAEALDKVGKEGVITVEESNTFGLELELTEGMRFDKGFLARYFETDPERQEAVLEDPYILLVESKISNVKDLLPLLDQIMKQGRSLLIIAEDVEGEALATLVLNKIRGTFKSVAVKAPGFGDRRKAILQDIAILTGGQVISETVGLKLETATLDLLGQARKVVVTKDETTIVEGSGDQDQIAGRVKQIRAEIDKSDSDYDREKLQERLAKLAGGVAVIKAGAATEVELKERKHRIEDAVRNAKAAVEEGIVAGGGVALIQAGKAAFDKDALSSLEGDEATGAAIVRSAIDAPLKQIAINAGLEGGVVAEKVRNLPAGQGLNAATGVYEDLLAAGVNDPVKVTRSALQNAASIAALFLTTEAVVADKPEKAPAMPEGAGMGDMGF, via the coding sequence ATGGCAAAGCTCATTGCATTCAATGAGGAAGCCCGGCGCGGTATGGAGCGCGGGCTCAACATCCTCGCCGACACCGTCAAGGTCACCCTCGGTCCCAAGGGCCGTAACGTTGTGCTCGACAAGAAGTGGGGCGCCCCAACGATCACTAACGATGGTGTGTCCATCGCTAAGGAGATCGAACTCGAAGAGCCTTACGAGAAAATTGGTGCAGAACTCGTCAAAGAGGTCGCCAAGAAGACTGATGACGTCGCCGGTGACGGAACAACCACCGCGACTGTCCTCGCTCAGGCGCTTGTGCGTGAAGGGCTGCGCAACGTCGCTGCCGGTTCGAACCCCATTGCTTTGAAGCGTGGAATCGAAAAGGCTGTTAACGCAGTCACTGAGGAACTCCTCACTGCCGCGAAAGACATCGAAACCAAAGAAGAGATCGCTGCAACAGCTGCTATCTCTGCTGGTGACCCAGCAATTGGTGAACTGATCGCTGAAGCCCTCGACAAGGTTGGTAAAGAAGGCGTCATCACCGTTGAAGAGTCCAACACTTTTGGTCTCGAACTGGAACTGACCGAAGGTATGCGGTTTGACAAGGGATTCCTTGCCCGCTACTTCGAGACAGACCCAGAGCGTCAGGAAGCAGTCCTCGAAGACCCATACATCCTTCTCGTTGAATCCAAGATCTCCAACGTTAAGGACCTGCTGCCACTTCTTGACCAGATCATGAAGCAAGGCCGTTCCTTGCTCATCATCGCTGAAGACGTCGAAGGTGAAGCACTTGCCACCCTCGTGTTGAACAAGATCCGTGGCACCTTCAAGTCCGTTGCTGTCAAGGCACCTGGCTTCGGTGACCGCCGCAAGGCGATCTTGCAGGACATCGCGATTCTTACCGGTGGACAGGTCATCTCCGAAACTGTGGGCCTCAAGCTCGAAACTGCGACCTTGGACCTTCTTGGTCAGGCACGCAAGGTTGTTGTCACCAAGGACGAGACCACCATCGTTGAAGGTTCAGGCGACCAAGACCAGATCGCTGGTCGCGTCAAGCAGATCCGCGCGGAAATCGACAAGTCTGACTCCGACTACGACCGTGAAAAGCTTCAGGAGCGTCTCGCGAAGCTCGCCGGTGGTGTCGCTGTCATCAAGGCTGGCGCCGCAACTGAGGTTGAGTTGAAGGAACGTAAGCACCGCATCGAAGATGCTGTGCGTAACGCAAAGGCCGCTGTCGAAGAAGGCATTGTTGCCGGTGGTGGTGTTGCACTGATCCAGGCTGGTAAAGCCGCATTCGACAAGGACGCACTGTCCTCGCTCGAAGGGGACGAAGCAACCGGTGCAGCAATTGTGCGCTCCGCAATCGACGCCCCACTGAAGCAGATCGCGATCAACGCTGGTCTTGAGGGTGGAGTTGTTGCTGAGAAGGTCCGCAACCTTCCTGCCGGCCAGGGACTTAACGCCGCAACTGGCGTATACGAGGACCTGCTCGCTGCTGGTGTCAACGACCCAGTGAAGGTCACCCGGTCCGCGCTGCAGAACGCTGCATCGATCGCTGCACTGTTCCTCACCACTGAGGCAGTCGTTGCAGACAAGCCTGAGAAGGCTCCTGCAATGCCAGAAGGTGCTGGCATGGGCGACATGGGCTTCTAA
- a CDS encoding sensor histidine kinase, translated as MTTPTPPPPPPTPEDNAPTGARRLHPVRAWFERRSLNARLTALVMLILTAGLMSATLLTTTIVRNYLIQSIDDDLTTTYSNIASQIITDQSGTSILPSDYYLAVGNSNGLLNYWVQPETANSLGVPDLNTYLRRDFPHTQIPYDEPFTTDAVMTSAQWRVLIQRFHSNVGPIDIYVALPLTETEQLVDHVQRILMLTGLSIIAIGGAIGSLAVSRSLKPLAGIERTAAAIAQGDLSRRIPQSPASTEVGSLARSLNTMLATIERAFAAQEASEAKMRRFVSDASHELRTPLATIRGYGELYRMGALTDTDALNDTMRRIEDSATRMGSLVDDLLALARLDEGRPLHHDDVDVTVLSLDALADLRALDPSRTVTLTRLDGRAGSPPPLHVIGDDAKLRQVFANLVGNAIRYTPAGSPVEIALGPHPTQPDHVRIEFRDHGPGVADEHREKIFERFYRIDTSRTRDLGGSGLGLAIVSAIVHAHNGRTHVSDPPGGGLTITLDLKAAPTSNTSNTGTTDTEL; from the coding sequence ATGACCACCCCCACCCCACCACCTCCGCCCCCAACCCCTGAAGACAACGCACCCACCGGTGCGAGACGTCTCCACCCAGTGCGTGCCTGGTTTGAACGACGATCCCTCAATGCACGGCTCACCGCACTTGTCATGCTCATCCTCACCGCAGGCCTGATGTCAGCGACCTTGCTCACCACCACCATCGTGCGCAACTACCTCATCCAGTCCATCGACGACGACCTCACCACGACCTACTCCAACATCGCCAGTCAGATCATCACCGATCAATCAGGAACCTCCATCCTTCCCTCGGACTACTATCTCGCCGTCGGTAACAGCAACGGGCTCCTGAACTACTGGGTCCAACCCGAAACTGCCAATAGCCTCGGCGTCCCCGACCTCAACACCTACCTACGACGCGACTTCCCCCACACGCAAATCCCTTACGACGAGCCCTTCACCACCGACGCTGTCATGACCTCCGCCCAGTGGCGGGTCCTCATCCAACGATTTCACTCCAACGTCGGACCCATCGACATTTACGTAGCACTCCCTCTCACAGAAACTGAACAACTCGTTGACCATGTGCAACGCATCCTCATGCTCACCGGTCTGTCAATCATCGCAATCGGCGGGGCCATCGGATCGCTCGCCGTGTCCCGCTCCCTGAAACCACTGGCTGGAATCGAACGAACCGCCGCAGCCATCGCCCAAGGTGACCTCTCCCGGCGTATCCCGCAGTCTCCCGCAAGCACTGAAGTTGGTTCCCTCGCCCGCTCCCTCAACACCATGCTCGCCACCATCGAACGAGCCTTCGCCGCCCAAGAAGCGTCGGAAGCGAAAATGCGGCGCTTCGTGTCAGATGCATCCCACGAACTGCGCACCCCACTAGCCACAATCCGCGGCTACGGTGAGCTCTACCGCATGGGCGCACTCACCGACACCGACGCCCTCAACGACACCATGCGTCGCATCGAAGACTCCGCAACCCGCATGGGATCCCTCGTCGACGATCTCCTTGCCCTCGCCCGCCTCGACGAAGGACGCCCACTCCACCACGACGACGTTGACGTGACCGTTCTTAGTCTTGACGCGCTCGCAGACTTACGGGCACTAGACCCCAGCCGCACAGTCACCCTCACGCGACTTGACGGGCGAGCAGGGAGCCCGCCACCACTACACGTCATTGGTGACGACGCCAAACTCCGCCAAGTGTTCGCGAACCTTGTGGGCAACGCCATTCGTTACACCCCCGCAGGAAGCCCCGTAGAAATCGCGTTAGGCCCCCACCCCACCCAACCCGACCACGTCCGCATCGAGTTCCGAGACCACGGCCCAGGAGTAGCAGACGAGCACCGGGAAAAGATCTTTGAACGCTTCTACCGTATTGATACCTCCCGCACCCGCGACCTGGGCGGATCTGGACTTGGCCTGGCTATTGTCAGTGCCATCGTCCATGCCCACAACGGGCGCACCCACGTGAGCGACCCCCCCGGCGGGGGCCTGACCATCACCCTGGACCTCAAGGCCGCGCCAACCAGCAACACCAGCAACACCGGAACAACTGACACAGAACTGTGA
- a CDS encoding WXG100 family type VII secretion target — protein sequence MTRSQNCVSNPTLEVAMSSFAVDTAAVTHAASNVSRSISSIRADVHTLMRHLQELQNSWRGEASAEFQAASAQWHSTQAQVEVSLESLGHALGRTADVYLEAEHNIRSAFRR from the coding sequence ATGACACGCAGCCAAAACTGCGTGTCGAATCCCACCTTGGAGGTTGCCATGTCATCTTTTGCGGTCGATACCGCCGCTGTCACCCACGCGGCATCAAATGTGTCCCGATCCATTTCCTCAATCCGCGCCGACGTCCACACACTGATGCGTCACCTCCAAGAGCTGCAAAACTCCTGGCGTGGTGAAGCGTCCGCCGAGTTTCAAGCAGCATCAGCACAATGGCACAGCACCCAAGCACAAGTTGAGGTGTCGCTCGAGTCGTTGGGGCATGCACTAGGACGCACTGCGGATGTCTACCTCGAAGCAGAACACAACATTCGCAGCGCCTTTCGGCGCTAG